One genomic window of Eggerthella timonensis includes the following:
- a CDS encoding response regulator transcription factor has product MARIFVVEDDASLRDELMRLLELQGHEPLTSISFDRIADDILAASPDIVILDLKLPGTGGHSVCRDLRRASQVPIIMLTSSDSEFDEVMSMNLGADDYVTKPYNPAVLLARIQSVLRRSQSAEPPTRIAHRGVVLDVARGRVEHDGRTVDLTRNELKILHMLMANHDAIISRQELMCELWQSDAFIDDNTLTVNINRLRKSLGSIGVPDDFLITRRGQGYVV; this is encoded by the coding sequence ATGGCACGCATCTTCGTCGTGGAGGACGACGCGTCGCTGCGCGACGAGCTTATGCGCCTGTTGGAGCTGCAAGGCCACGAACCGTTGACCAGCATCTCGTTCGACCGGATCGCCGACGACATCTTGGCCGCATCGCCCGACATCGTGATCCTCGACCTCAAGCTGCCCGGCACGGGAGGGCACTCCGTCTGCCGCGACCTGCGCCGCGCAAGCCAGGTCCCCATCATCATGCTCACCTCGTCCGACAGCGAGTTCGACGAGGTCATGAGCATGAACCTGGGTGCGGACGACTACGTCACCAAGCCCTACAACCCCGCCGTGCTGCTCGCGCGCATCCAGTCGGTGCTGCGGCGCTCCCAGAGCGCGGAGCCGCCGACGCGCATCGCCCATCGCGGCGTGGTGCTCGACGTGGCGCGCGGGCGCGTGGAGCACGACGGCCGTACCGTCGACCTCACGCGCAACGAGCTCAAGATCCTCCATATGCTCATGGCGAACCACGACGCCATCATATCGCGCCAGGAGCTCATGTGCGAGCTGTGGCAGTCCGACGCCTTCATCGACGACAACACGCTGACCGTCAACATCAACCGGCTGCGCAAGAGCCTCGGCAGCATCGGCGTGCCGGACGATTTCCTCATCACCCGGCGCGGCCAAGGGTACGTGGTGTGA
- a CDS encoding sensor histidine kinase, translated as MTLSAFLKDRAISIAIAVACALALGFMVAVLGAGADASVLAACIVLACAAVALAVDFARRRAFYRDLEQVVGDLDRTYYATSLIEPPDFLEGRLAFEALQASGKAAADDVAVHKQRSEAYRDYIELWIHEIKTPIAAAALMASDLHGPQAARLKGELDRIEGYVEQALYYARSTSLSQDYAIRETSLADAVREAVRKHARYLIERGVSPTVDVPDDVRVFADAKWLAFVIGQLVANAAKYGATTLRFSVQEEGAKTSGERTVLEVADDGWGVPAGDVPRVFERAFTGENGRRVGSSTGMGLYLVAELCAKMGLSVALASEEGAGTRVLLAFPHDRRRLDLCG; from the coding sequence ATGACCTTGTCCGCCTTCCTCAAGGACCGTGCGATCTCCATCGCCATCGCCGTCGCATGCGCGCTCGCGCTGGGCTTCATGGTGGCCGTTCTGGGGGCGGGCGCCGATGCGTCGGTGCTGGCAGCGTGCATCGTGCTCGCCTGCGCCGCGGTGGCGCTGGCCGTGGACTTCGCACGGCGCCGCGCGTTCTACCGCGACCTCGAGCAGGTGGTGGGCGATCTCGATCGCACCTACTACGCCACGTCGCTCATCGAGCCGCCCGACTTCCTCGAAGGCCGGCTGGCCTTCGAGGCCCTGCAGGCATCGGGGAAGGCCGCTGCCGACGACGTGGCCGTGCACAAGCAACGCTCCGAGGCCTACCGCGACTACATCGAGCTGTGGATCCACGAGATCAAGACGCCCATCGCCGCCGCTGCCCTCATGGCTTCCGACCTGCACGGGCCGCAGGCGGCGCGGCTCAAAGGAGAGCTCGACCGCATCGAGGGGTACGTGGAGCAGGCGCTGTACTACGCGCGCTCCACCTCGCTCTCCCAGGACTACGCCATTCGCGAGACGAGCCTCGCCGATGCCGTGCGCGAGGCGGTGCGCAAGCATGCGCGCTACCTTATCGAGCGCGGCGTGTCGCCGACGGTGGACGTGCCGGACGACGTTCGCGTGTTCGCCGACGCGAAGTGGCTCGCCTTCGTCATCGGGCAGCTCGTGGCGAACGCGGCGAAGTACGGCGCGACGACGCTGCGCTTCTCCGTGCAGGAGGAGGGCGCGAAAACGAGCGGCGAGCGCACGGTGCTCGAGGTGGCCGACGACGGCTGGGGCGTGCCGGCCGGCGACGTGCCCCGCGTGTTCGAGCGGGCCTTCACCGGCGAGAACGGGCGGCGGGTCGGCTCGTCGACGGGCATGGGGCTGTACCTCGTGGCCGAGCTGTGCGCGAAGATGGGGCTGTCCGTGGCGCTCGCGTCGGAAGAGGGCGCGGGCACGCGCGTGCTGTTGGCGTTCCCGCACGATCGCCGCAGACTCGACCTGTGCGGATGA
- a CDS encoding ABC transporter ATP-binding protein — protein MTEVYATPNTAPAPRSGAAAPSLGSRPILSVRQIEKVYGNRDSVTHAINDISFDVAPGEFVGIMGPSGSGKTTLLNCVATIDTVTSGHILVDGRDITGLRSRALAKFRRDDLGFIFQDSNLLDTLTGFENIALALTVKGEPAASVKPRVQAIARTLGVEEVLGKYPYQMSGGQRQRIAASRAMVADPKLVLADEPTGALDSRSATVMLETLSMMNADLHATIMMVTHDSFAASFASRILFIKDGAVFNEIRRGATSRADFFNRIMEVVTFLGGDVRDAG, from the coding sequence ATGACCGAAGTCTACGCGACTCCGAATACCGCGCCCGCACCGCGCTCGGGCGCCGCGGCCCCGTCCCTGGGAAGCCGCCCCATCCTGTCGGTGCGCCAGATCGAGAAGGTGTACGGCAACCGCGATTCCGTCACCCATGCCATCAACGACATCAGCTTCGACGTGGCCCCCGGCGAGTTCGTGGGCATCATGGGGCCGTCGGGCTCCGGCAAGACGACGCTCTTGAACTGCGTGGCCACCATCGACACCGTCACGAGCGGCCACATCCTCGTCGACGGCCGCGACATCACGGGCCTGCGCTCCCGTGCGCTCGCGAAGTTCCGCCGCGACGACCTGGGCTTCATCTTCCAGGATTCCAACCTCCTGGACACGCTCACCGGCTTCGAGAACATCGCGCTCGCGCTGACGGTGAAGGGCGAGCCCGCCGCCTCCGTCAAGCCGCGCGTGCAGGCCATCGCGCGCACGTTGGGCGTGGAGGAGGTGTTGGGCAAGTACCCCTACCAGATGTCGGGAGGGCAGCGTCAGCGCATCGCCGCCTCGCGCGCCATGGTAGCCGACCCGAAGCTCGTGCTGGCCGACGAGCCCACCGGCGCGCTCGACTCGCGCAGCGCCACGGTGATGCTCGAGACCCTGTCCATGATGAACGCCGATCTGCATGCCACCATCATGATGGTCACGCACGACTCGTTCGCGGCCTCGTTCGCCAGCCGCATCCTGTTCATCAAGGACGGCGCGGTGTTCAACGAGATACGCCGCGGCGCCACGAGCCGCGCCGACTTTTTCAACCGCATCATGGAAGTGGTGACGTTCTTGGGCGGTGACGTGCGCGATGCTGGCTAA
- a CDS encoding FtsX-like permease family protein — MLAKLAFRNIGRSVKDYSVYFVTLVFGVAVFYAFNSVTSQSILFDLEDAASASVFEMTGQFIGMFSVVIACVLGFLVLYANGFLIRRRKQEFGTYLMLGMNPRSVSAIVLMETAAVGFVSLVVGLALGFALSQGLSFVTAGLFNIEMTQYRFIFSVDGFVLTLMCFVLIFAVTGLFNTLSIRRYKLIDLLSARSKNARFRVRNPWISLVGFVAAVGVVAWSYLTLLDNGLMQFDEGFWKATVLMVIGTFLLFWSLAGFALAVIERTRGIYFKGLAMFTMRQIASKVNTAFVSLSVVCIMLFFSLTVFSTGMGLARAFSGNIEDGTVYDATLTANVYLNAGGVHDEEALASMSEEDREYQRVADEKAAAVTADAEAYGWDIAAKLADSSPVWDRLVDRSAQIDAFVNDDVSYGELMDRYGHDTGNEKQNEALHNQGVTLIGVSQFNAAAELSGRPTVDVGEDGYAVNNTLDAMKALSEAVSRKGETIEAAGRTLTATGELRSQPLEDAAFSASGAELIVPDAVIAELRAQGAIPEQSLLNLMYKTDRVEGDKLLAEMLAEVSPASAEVAASGWAFGPKPWPVTLSFTAEEVLVQSSGMNLMISYLALYIGFVFLIATAAILAIQQLSETSDSLGRYQVLAEIGCDRRMIFRSLRTQVLVYFLVPLALAVSHTVCAVGIISDSVLAQLGVSVLEPAMMTGVLVGIVYGAYLLVTYFASRSIIRASLGKKLLG; from the coding sequence ATGCTGGCTAAACTCGCATTCCGCAACATCGGGCGCTCGGTGAAGGACTACAGCGTGTACTTCGTCACGCTCGTGTTCGGCGTCGCGGTGTTCTACGCGTTCAACTCGGTGACGAGCCAGTCCATCCTGTTCGACCTCGAGGACGCGGCGTCGGCCAGCGTGTTCGAGATGACCGGGCAGTTCATCGGAATGTTCAGCGTGGTCATCGCCTGCGTGCTGGGCTTCCTCGTGCTGTACGCGAACGGCTTCCTCATCAGGCGGCGCAAGCAGGAGTTCGGCACGTACCTCATGTTGGGCATGAACCCCCGCAGCGTGTCGGCCATCGTGCTCATGGAGACGGCGGCGGTGGGTTTCGTTTCGCTCGTCGTGGGCCTCGCGCTGGGCTTCGCGCTGTCGCAGGGACTGTCGTTCGTCACGGCGGGGCTGTTCAACATCGAGATGACCCAGTACCGCTTCATCTTCTCGGTCGACGGCTTCGTGCTCACGCTGATGTGCTTCGTGCTCATCTTCGCCGTGACGGGGCTGTTCAACACGCTGTCCATACGGCGCTACAAGCTCATCGACCTGCTGTCCGCCCGCTCGAAGAACGCGCGCTTCCGCGTGCGCAACCCGTGGATCAGCCTCGTCGGGTTCGTTGCGGCCGTGGGCGTGGTCGCGTGGTCGTACCTCACGCTCCTGGACAACGGCCTCATGCAGTTCGACGAGGGGTTCTGGAAAGCCACCGTGCTCATGGTGATCGGCACGTTTTTGCTGTTCTGGTCGCTGGCGGGCTTCGCGCTCGCGGTGATCGAGCGCACGCGCGGCATCTACTTCAAGGGCCTGGCCATGTTCACGATGCGCCAGATCGCCAGCAAGGTGAACACGGCGTTCGTGTCGCTGTCGGTGGTGTGCATCATGCTGTTCTTCTCGCTCACCGTGTTCTCCACGGGCATGGGCCTGGCGCGCGCCTTCAGCGGCAACATCGAGGACGGCACGGTGTACGACGCCACGCTCACGGCGAACGTGTACCTCAACGCGGGCGGCGTCCACGACGAGGAGGCGCTCGCGAGCATGAGCGAGGAGGATCGCGAGTACCAGCGGGTCGCAGACGAGAAGGCGGCCGCCGTGACCGCCGATGCGGAGGCCTACGGCTGGGACATCGCCGCCAAGCTGGCGGACTCCTCGCCGGTGTGGGACCGGCTGGTCGATCGTTCCGCGCAGATCGATGCGTTCGTGAACGACGACGTGTCGTACGGCGAGCTCATGGACCGCTACGGGCACGACACGGGCAACGAGAAGCAGAACGAGGCGCTGCACAACCAGGGCGTCACGCTCATCGGCGTCTCGCAGTTCAACGCGGCGGCCGAGCTGTCGGGTCGGCCGACGGTGGACGTGGGCGAGGACGGCTACGCGGTGAACAACACGCTCGACGCGATGAAGGCGCTCTCGGAGGCCGTATCGCGCAAGGGCGAGACGATCGAGGCGGCCGGTCGCACCTTGACGGCTACGGGCGAGCTGCGCAGCCAGCCGCTCGAGGATGCCGCGTTCTCCGCGAGCGGGGCCGAGCTCATCGTGCCCGACGCGGTGATCGCCGAGCTGCGCGCTCAGGGCGCGATACCCGAGCAGAGCCTGCTCAACCTCATGTACAAGACGGATCGCGTCGAGGGCGACAAGCTGCTGGCCGAGATGCTCGCCGAGGTTTCGCCCGCGAGCGCGGAGGTGGCGGCGTCCGGATGGGCGTTCGGCCCGAAGCCCTGGCCCGTGACGCTGTCGTTCACCGCCGAGGAGGTGCTCGTCCAGTCGAGCGGCATGAACCTCATGATCTCGTACTTGGCGCTGTACATCGGATTCGTGTTCCTCATCGCCACGGCGGCCATCCTGGCCATCCAGCAGCTGTCCGAGACGAGCGATTCCCTGGGACGCTACCAGGTGCTCGCCGAGATCGGCTGCGACCGCCGCATGATATTCCGGTCGCTGCGCACGCAGGTGCTCGTGTACTTCCTCGTGCCGCTCGCGCTGGCCGTGAGCCACACCGTGTGCGCCGTCGGCATCATCAGCGACTCGGTGCTCGCGCAGCTGGGCGTGTCGGTGCTCGAGCCCGCGATGATGACCGGCGTGCTGGTGGGCATCGTGTACGGCGCCTACCTCCTGGTCACGTACTTCGCCAGCCGGAGCATCATCCGCGCCTCGCTCGGCAAGAAGCTGTTGGGCTAG
- a CDS encoding nitrous oxide-stimulated promoter family protein, which produces MMQQDSPKTAQRRVREKRTISQMVALYCADNHEAADRTETAHCGEAVCDECARIDAYAVLRTERCRKMDVKTSCDECENHCYKPEERERIRAVMRYAGPRMLRKHPVAAVRHLLGR; this is translated from the coding sequence ATGATGCAGCAGGACAGCCCGAAGACCGCCCAGCGCCGCGTCCGCGAGAAGCGCACCATCTCGCAGATGGTGGCGCTGTACTGCGCCGACAACCACGAGGCGGCCGATCGCACCGAAACCGCCCACTGCGGAGAAGCGGTGTGCGACGAGTGCGCGCGCATCGACGCCTACGCCGTGCTGCGCACCGAACGCTGCCGCAAGATGGACGTGAAGACCTCGTGCGACGAGTGCGAGAACCACTGCTACAAGCCCGAGGAGCGCGAGCGCATCCGCGCCGTCATGCGCTACGCCGGCCCCCGCATGCTGCGGAAGCACCCCGTGGCAGCCGTCCGCCACCTGTTGGGAAGGTAG